TCGGACCGCAGGGTCCTGGGCGCCGTGCTGACCGGCGAGCTGGGTGTGGCGGCGGACGAGCTGCCCGGCGTGCTTGCCGCGCTCGACAAGTACGAGCGGGCGCCGGAGGCGACGGCAAGGGCGCTCGAGGAGGCGCTGGGATCGACGGAGCGCGCTCGAGCGGTCCAGCACTTCGCTGAGTCGCTGGGCGAGCCGGGGCCCCTCCTCACATCCGCGGCGGCCACCGGCCTGAACGAGTGCATGGCGAGCCTCAGGTCCATGGGGCTGGGCGATTTCGTGGACGTGGACTTCCGCATCGTGCGGGGGTTGGCGTACTACACCGGGATCGTCTTCGAGCTGTTCGATGCGAAGCGGTCGCTCCGGGCGATCTGCGGCGGCGGGCGCTACGATGACCTGTTGAAGCAGCTGGGCGGCGTGGACCTGCCGTGTGTCGGGTTCGGCATGGGAGACGTGGTTCTGGGCGAACTGATCGCCGAGCGCGACGGGGCGCCTCAGGCCCAGGCATCGGTGGACGTGTTCGTAGTCGCGGTCGAGGACGGAGACCGGCCAGAGGCGCTCTCGCTGGCCCACGCGCTGCGAGCAAGGGACGTGCGGGTGGAGTACGCGTTGAAGCGCCAGGCGGTCGGGAAGCAGCTCGAGCTGGCCGCGGCGCGCGGCGCCCGGCATGCGATCATAGTCGGTCCGGCAGAGCGCGAAGCAGGGGAAGCGGTGGTGCGGGACCTGGTAACGAAGGTCGAATCACGGGTAAGGCTGGAAGAAATGAGAAGGGACTATGCGTTCACGCGTTGAGTGGCTGGCGGTGGTCGCGGTGCTCGCGGCGTGCCGCGTCGAAGGAGGCTCGCCTCCGGGTCAGCAGGCCGCGGGAGAGCCGGTGGATCCGCATGGCGACGGCTTCAGTTTCGAGGCGCGGCCCGACAGCGCGCCGCCGGCGGAGCATCAGGTCTTCGACCGGAAGCGCGAACAGGTCGGCCCGGGTGTGGTGAGGCTGACGCTCGGCGCGCTCGTCCGCGTGGACGGCGGGCGCGTCGCGGCGCGCACGGCGATGCAGGCGATAGCCGACGAGGCGCGACGCCAGGACTCTACCGTCGCGGCGATCCGGGTCCTGGCGTACATCCCTCCGACGCCCGGCGGACCGCGGGGCGCCTCGCTACAGCCGCTGGGCTATCTGGACTGGGTGCCGCCCGCCGGATGGGACGCGCTCACGCCCGGGAGCGCCAGGGGGTTCCATCGGTACAACGTGGTTTTCCTGGCAGACTTCCCGGGGCACCAGACGCCGAGGCAGCCTTGAGCGACGGCGGCGGCATCACGCCGAGGGCCAAGGACTTCAGCGCCTGGTACAACGACGCGATAATGCGCGCGGAGCTGGCCGACTATTCGCCGGTCCGCGGCTGCATGGTCATACGTCCCAACGGGTACGCGATCTGGGAGCTGATGCAGCGGGCGCTCGACGACATGTTCAAGGCGACCGGCCACCGCAACGCGTACTTCCCGCTCCTCATCCCGCAGTCGTTCCTCGCCAAGGAGGCCGAGCACGTCGAGGGCTTCGCGCCCCAGACGGCGGTGGTCACTCGCGGCGGCGGCAAGGAGCTGGACGAGCCGCTCGTCATCCGTCCGACGTCCGAGACGATCATCTACGCGATGTTCGCCAAGTGGATCCAATCGTACCGCGACCTGCCGCTGCTCATCAACCAGTGGTGCAACATCGTGCGCTGGGAGATGCGGACCCGGCTGTTCCTGCGCACCACGGAGTTCCTCTGGCAGGAGGGGCATACGGCGC
The sequence above is a segment of the Gemmatimonadales bacterium genome. Coding sequences within it:
- the hisS gene encoding histidine--tRNA ligase: MKFVALPGFRDAFPDVLACRRRIFEAWRRVAARYGFEEYDGPPLEPLDLYTKKSGEEIIEQLYAFNDKGGRSVALRPEMTPTLARMVSARAPQLKKPIRWFSIPQLFRYERQQRGRLREHFQLNMDIIGEAGPSADAEVIAAAVDIMAELGFGPDDVRVRLSDRRVLGAVLTGELGVAADELPGVLAALDKYERAPEATARALEEALGSTERARAVQHFAESLGEPGPLLTSAAATGLNECMASLRSMGLGDFVDVDFRIVRGLAYYTGIVFELFDAKRSLRAICGGGRYDDLLKQLGGVDLPCVGFGMGDVVLGELIAERDGAPQAQASVDVFVVAVEDGDRPEALSLAHALRARDVRVEYALKRQAVGKQLELAAARGARHAIIVGPAEREAGEAVVRDLVTKVESRVRLEEMRRDYAFTR